A genome region from Pseudorca crassidens isolate mPseCra1 chromosome 20, mPseCra1.hap1, whole genome shotgun sequence includes the following:
- the LOC137215384 gene encoding zinc finger protein 814-like isoform X2 has protein sequence MAAAALTDPAQGSVTFEDVAVYFSCEEWCLLDEVQIHLYLDVMLENFALVCMLGSWRGVDEETPSEENICVEGVSQIRTPRAGSSPEKAQPCKMCVPVLRDILHLAEEQGANRGQKAYTCGACGKQFYFTANLQQHRKQHIREKPFRCDVRRLAFLKSFTVYASGNLSVYSEIGKKLAANMGLQQQATNIRKEQNNSHECEAVFHSGTIHRSWGEGRKSSSHTDMYERVITSEAFCECSKCGKACTQSCNLMQHQRVHTGEKPYECSECGKSFSRSHHLSVHRKIHTGEKPYACKKCAKSFLQRSSFIQHLRVHTGEKHYECSECGKSFSKKSNFLQHKRVHTGERPYECSECGKSFIHRCQLFIHQRVHTGERPYECSECGKSFIHRCQLLIHQRVHTGERPYECNECGKSFTVRSVLQNHQRIHTGERPYECSQCEKSFIHRCQLLIHQRVHTGERPYECSECGKSFTARSALQNHQRIHTGERPYECSQCGKSFIHRCQLLIHQRVHTGERPYECSQCGKSFTARSGLQNHQRIHTGERPYECSQCGKSFIHRCQLLIHQRVHTGERPYECNECGKSFTARSALQNHQRVHTGERPYECSECGKSFIHRCHLLIHQRVHTGERPYECSECGKSFIHRCQLLIHQRVHTGERPYECSQCGKSFTARSGLQNHQRIHTGERPYECSQCGKSFIHRCQLLIHQRVHTGERPYVCSECGKSFIHRCQLLIHQRVHTGERPYVCSECGKSFIHRCQLLIHQRVHTGERPYECSQCGKSFTARSGLRNHQRVHTGERPYECSECGKLFIVISGLIKHQRVHTGERPYECNECGKSFTARAGLQNHQRIHTGERPYECKECGKSFTARSGLQNHQRVHTGERPYECMECRKSFTSRSGLRNHQSVHTGERPYECSECGKSFSQRQILSTHRKIHTGERPHECKECGKSFIQKCSLIHHQRVHRGENAL, from the exons ATGGCGGCGGCTGCGCTGACGGACCCGGCTCAG GGCAGTGTGACCTTTGAGGATGTGGCCGTGTACTTCTCCTGCGAGGAATGGTGTCTTCTTGATGAGGTTCAGATACACCTGTACCTTGATGTCATGCTGGAGAACTTTGCCCTTGTCTGCATGCTGG GTTCTTGGCGTGGAGTCGATGAAGAGACACCTTCTGAAGAGAACATATGTGTGGAGGGAGTATCACAGATTAGGACCCCCAGGGCAGGTTCATCTCCTGAGAAGGCCCAGCCCTGTAAGATGTGCGTCCCAGTCTTGAGAGACATTTTGCACTTGGCTGAAGAGCAGGGAGCAAATAGGGGCCAGAAAGCATACACATGTGGGGCATGTGGGAAACAGTTCTATTTCACTGCAAACCTTCAACAGCACCGGAAGCAGCACATTAGAGAGAAACCCTTCCGATGTGATGTGAGGAGACTTGCATTTCTGAAGAGCTTCACAGTCTACGCATCAGGGAATCTCTCTGTGTACAGTGAAATTGGGAAGAAATTAGCAGCCAACATGGGACTTCAGCAACAGGCCACTAATATCAGGAAGGAACAAAACAACAGTCATGAGTGTGAAGCTGTTTTTCACAGTGGAACAATTCATCGgagctggggagaaggcagaaaaTCCTCCAGCCACACAGATATGTATGAGAGAGTCATCACTAGTGAAGCGTTTTGTGAGTGCAGCAAATGTGGGAAAGCCTGCACCCAAAGTTGTAATCTTATGCAGCACcagagagttcacactggagaaaagccTTATGAGTGCAGCGAATGTGGAAAATCCTTTAGCCGAAGCCACCACCTCAGTGTGCATAGGAAGATCCACACCGGAGAGAAGCCTTATGCATGCAAGAAATGTGCTAAATCTTTTCTCCAAAGGTCCAGCTTCATTCAACATCtgagagttcacactggagaaaagcattatgaatgcagtgaatgtggaaaaTCTTTTAGCAAAAAGTCCAATTTCCTTCAACATAAGAGAGTTCatactggagaaaggccttatgagtgcagtgaatgtgggaaatcctttaTCCATAGATGTCAACTTTTTATACACCAGAGAgttcacacaggagaaaggccttatgagtgcagtgaatgtgggaaatcctttaTTCATAGATGTCAACTTCTTATACACCAGAGAgttcacacaggagaaaggccttatgagtgcaatgaatgtgggaaatcttttacAGTTAGGTCTGTCCTGCAAaatcatcagagaattcatactggagagaggccttatgagtgcagccAATGTGAGAAATCCTTTATCCATAGATGTCAACTTCTTATACACCAGAGAGTTCACACAGGAGAAAGaccttatgagtgcagtgaatgtgggaaatcttttacAGCTAGGTCTGCCCTCCAAaatcatcagagaattcatactggagagaggccttatgagtgcagccAATGTGGGAAATCCTTTATCCATAGATGTCAACTTCTTATACACCAGAGAGTTCACACAGgggaaaggccttatgagtgcagccaatgtgggaaatcttttacAGCTAGGTCTGGCCTCCAAaatcatcagagaattcatactggagaaagACCTTATGAATGCAGCCAATGTGGGAAATCCTTTATTCATAGATGTCAACTTCTTATACACcagagagttcacactggagaaaggccttatgagtgcaatGAATGCGGGAAATCTTTTACAGCTAGGTCTGCCCTCCAAAATCATCAGAGAgttcacacaggagaaaggccttacgagtgcagtgaatgtggaaaaTCCTTTATTCATAGATGTCACCTTCTTATACACCAGAGAgttcacacaggagaaaggccttatgagtgcagtgaatgtgggaaatcctttaTTCATAGATGTCAACTTCTTATACACCAGAGAgttcacacaggagaaaggccttatgagtgcagccaatgtgggaaatcttttacAGCTAGGTCTGGCCTCCAAaatcatcagagaattcatactggagaaaggccttatgagtgcagccAATGTGGAAAATCCTTTATCCATAGATGTCAACTTCTTATACACCAGAGAgttcacacaggagaaaggccttatgtgtgcagtgaatgtgggaaatcttttatTCATAGATGTCAACTTCTTATACACCAGAGAgttcacacaggagaaaggccttatgtgtgcagtgaatgtgggaagtcCTTTATTCATAGATGTCAACTTCTTATACACCAGAGAgttcacacaggagaaaggccttatgagtgcagccAATGTGGGAAATCGTTTACTGCTAGGTCTGGCCTCCGAAATCATCAGAGAGTTCATACTGGAGAAAGaccttatgagtgcagtgaatgtgggaaattgTTTATTGTTATTTCTGGCCTTATTAAACATCAGAGAgttcacacaggagaaaggccttatgagtgtaatgaatgtgggaaatctttcACTGCGAGAGCTGGCCTCCAAaatcatcagagaattcacacgggagaaaggccttatgagtgtaaggaatgtgggaaatcttttacTGCGAGATCTGGCCTCCAAAATCATCAGAGAgttcacacaggagaaaggccttatgagtgtaTGGAATGTAGGAAATCTTTTACTTCTAGGTCTGGCCTCCGAAATCATCAGAGTGTTCatactggagaaaggccttatgagtgcagtgaatgtggaaaaTCTTTTAGCCAAAGACAAATCCTCAGTACCCATAGGAAAATCCATACTGGAGAAAGGCCTCATGAGTGCAAAGAATGTGGTAAATCTTTTATCCAAAAGTGCAGCTTAATTCATCATCAGAGAGTTCACCGTGGAGAAAACGCCCTATGA
- the LOC137215384 gene encoding zinc finger protein 585A-like isoform X1, with protein MKIQEGGISGRANLREKNFRRPRGAHFDRGASRKVGVCGDGSEVTGQEDAGGGFVHTAKGRPECWGHRRLRGASIQSPTGPLDCRHSSPLRSSDGGGCADGPGSGSWRGVDEETPSEENICVEGVSQIRTPRAGSSPEKAQPCKMCVPVLRDILHLAEEQGANRGQKAYTCGACGKQFYFTANLQQHRKQHIREKPFRCDVRRLAFLKSFTVYASGNLSVYSEIGKKLAANMGLQQQATNIRKEQNNSHECEAVFHSGTIHRSWGEGRKSSSHTDMYERVITSEAFCECSKCGKACTQSCNLMQHQRVHTGEKPYECSECGKSFSRSHHLSVHRKIHTGEKPYACKKCAKSFLQRSSFIQHLRVHTGEKHYECSECGKSFSKKSNFLQHKRVHTGERPYECSECGKSFIHRCQLFIHQRVHTGERPYECSECGKSFIHRCQLLIHQRVHTGERPYECNECGKSFTVRSVLQNHQRIHTGERPYECSQCEKSFIHRCQLLIHQRVHTGERPYECSECGKSFTARSALQNHQRIHTGERPYECSQCGKSFIHRCQLLIHQRVHTGERPYECSQCGKSFTARSGLQNHQRIHTGERPYECSQCGKSFIHRCQLLIHQRVHTGERPYECNECGKSFTARSALQNHQRVHTGERPYECSECGKSFIHRCHLLIHQRVHTGERPYECSECGKSFIHRCQLLIHQRVHTGERPYECSQCGKSFTARSGLQNHQRIHTGERPYECSQCGKSFIHRCQLLIHQRVHTGERPYVCSECGKSFIHRCQLLIHQRVHTGERPYVCSECGKSFIHRCQLLIHQRVHTGERPYECSQCGKSFTARSGLRNHQRVHTGERPYECSECGKLFIVISGLIKHQRVHTGERPYECNECGKSFTARAGLQNHQRIHTGERPYECKECGKSFTARSGLQNHQRVHTGERPYECMECRKSFTSRSGLRNHQSVHTGERPYECSECGKSFSQRQILSTHRKIHTGERPHECKECGKSFIQKCSLIHHQRVHRGENAL; from the exons ATGAAAATCCAGGAAGGGGGCATTTCCGGGAGGGCGAACCTCCGGGAGAAGAACTTCCGGCGTCCTCGTGGCGCCCATTTTGATCGTGGAGCTAGTCGGAAGGTCGGAGTGTGCGGTGATGGGAGCGAGGTGACGGGCCAAGAAGACGCAGGAGGAGGCTTTGTACACACTGCAAAGGGACGGCCTGAGTGTTGGGGACACCGCCGCCTGCGGGGTGCATCGATACAAAGTCCGACAGGACCCCTCGACTGTCGCCACTCCTCTCCTCTCAGGAGCTCCGATGGCGGCGGCTGCGCTGACGGACCCGGCTCAG GTTCTTGGCGTGGAGTCGATGAAGAGACACCTTCTGAAGAGAACATATGTGTGGAGGGAGTATCACAGATTAGGACCCCCAGGGCAGGTTCATCTCCTGAGAAGGCCCAGCCCTGTAAGATGTGCGTCCCAGTCTTGAGAGACATTTTGCACTTGGCTGAAGAGCAGGGAGCAAATAGGGGCCAGAAAGCATACACATGTGGGGCATGTGGGAAACAGTTCTATTTCACTGCAAACCTTCAACAGCACCGGAAGCAGCACATTAGAGAGAAACCCTTCCGATGTGATGTGAGGAGACTTGCATTTCTGAAGAGCTTCACAGTCTACGCATCAGGGAATCTCTCTGTGTACAGTGAAATTGGGAAGAAATTAGCAGCCAACATGGGACTTCAGCAACAGGCCACTAATATCAGGAAGGAACAAAACAACAGTCATGAGTGTGAAGCTGTTTTTCACAGTGGAACAATTCATCGgagctggggagaaggcagaaaaTCCTCCAGCCACACAGATATGTATGAGAGAGTCATCACTAGTGAAGCGTTTTGTGAGTGCAGCAAATGTGGGAAAGCCTGCACCCAAAGTTGTAATCTTATGCAGCACcagagagttcacactggagaaaagccTTATGAGTGCAGCGAATGTGGAAAATCCTTTAGCCGAAGCCACCACCTCAGTGTGCATAGGAAGATCCACACCGGAGAGAAGCCTTATGCATGCAAGAAATGTGCTAAATCTTTTCTCCAAAGGTCCAGCTTCATTCAACATCtgagagttcacactggagaaaagcattatgaatgcagtgaatgtggaaaaTCTTTTAGCAAAAAGTCCAATTTCCTTCAACATAAGAGAGTTCatactggagaaaggccttatgagtgcagtgaatgtgggaaatcctttaTCCATAGATGTCAACTTTTTATACACCAGAGAgttcacacaggagaaaggccttatgagtgcagtgaatgtgggaaatcctttaTTCATAGATGTCAACTTCTTATACACCAGAGAgttcacacaggagaaaggccttatgagtgcaatgaatgtgggaaatcttttacAGTTAGGTCTGTCCTGCAAaatcatcagagaattcatactggagagaggccttatgagtgcagccAATGTGAGAAATCCTTTATCCATAGATGTCAACTTCTTATACACCAGAGAGTTCACACAGGAGAAAGaccttatgagtgcagtgaatgtgggaaatcttttacAGCTAGGTCTGCCCTCCAAaatcatcagagaattcatactggagagaggccttatgagtgcagccAATGTGGGAAATCCTTTATCCATAGATGTCAACTTCTTATACACCAGAGAGTTCACACAGgggaaaggccttatgagtgcagccaatgtgggaaatcttttacAGCTAGGTCTGGCCTCCAAaatcatcagagaattcatactggagaaagACCTTATGAATGCAGCCAATGTGGGAAATCCTTTATTCATAGATGTCAACTTCTTATACACcagagagttcacactggagaaaggccttatgagtgcaatGAATGCGGGAAATCTTTTACAGCTAGGTCTGCCCTCCAAAATCATCAGAGAgttcacacaggagaaaggccttacgagtgcagtgaatgtggaaaaTCCTTTATTCATAGATGTCACCTTCTTATACACCAGAGAgttcacacaggagaaaggccttatgagtgcagtgaatgtgggaaatcctttaTTCATAGATGTCAACTTCTTATACACCAGAGAgttcacacaggagaaaggccttatgagtgcagccaatgtgggaaatcttttacAGCTAGGTCTGGCCTCCAAaatcatcagagaattcatactggagaaaggccttatgagtgcagccAATGTGGAAAATCCTTTATCCATAGATGTCAACTTCTTATACACCAGAGAgttcacacaggagaaaggccttatgtgtgcagtgaatgtgggaaatcttttatTCATAGATGTCAACTTCTTATACACCAGAGAgttcacacaggagaaaggccttatgtgtgcagtgaatgtgggaagtcCTTTATTCATAGATGTCAACTTCTTATACACCAGAGAgttcacacaggagaaaggccttatgagtgcagccAATGTGGGAAATCGTTTACTGCTAGGTCTGGCCTCCGAAATCATCAGAGAGTTCATACTGGAGAAAGaccttatgagtgcagtgaatgtgggaaattgTTTATTGTTATTTCTGGCCTTATTAAACATCAGAGAgttcacacaggagaaaggccttatgagtgtaatgaatgtgggaaatctttcACTGCGAGAGCTGGCCTCCAAaatcatcagagaattcacacgggagaaaggccttatgagtgtaaggaatgtgggaaatcttttacTGCGAGATCTGGCCTCCAAAATCATCAGAGAgttcacacaggagaaaggccttatgagtgtaTGGAATGTAGGAAATCTTTTACTTCTAGGTCTGGCCTCCGAAATCATCAGAGTGTTCatactggagaaaggccttatgagtgcagtgaatgtggaaaaTCTTTTAGCCAAAGACAAATCCTCAGTACCCATAGGAAAATCCATACTGGAGAAAGGCCTCATGAGTGCAAAGAATGTGGTAAATCTTTTATCCAAAAGTGCAGCTTAATTCATCATCAGAGAGTTCACCGTGGAGAAAACGCCCTATGA